A genome region from Anopheles stephensi strain Indian chromosome 2, UCI_ANSTEP_V1.0, whole genome shotgun sequence includes the following:
- the LOC118502570 gene encoding putative RNA exonuclease pqe-1, with protein MNSHRPLPHGHHHGAPLQPAAMIERSGGVSVVVNPRFEADKQAWEDAIRGYNGNDPLDLWFNYITWYEQNRSFDRTNNLRSIVEKCLLLYQDTEGYKQDTRMIKIWMKYTNMQQSPASFYQMMYKKNIGTQCASFYIGWAESAYKQAESIYNLGIQMKAQPIEELHEAQRNYRLYNESLAKKRSASTMVEPRQQVASQSPPQKRLKQEPGSYQLQTGTNGAVIHHHEGPNGTFANQPQTQQQQPQAYYHQQKAPASYYLPENPPNGGTYYTGSNGQEEPYQQTTSFPSGESGPSSVPATSAASSASHAHQQPVQHQTTPSEENYLAAAPSNGNGRQHQEQAHRTEGEPSACEYQPSDESIIECNLNNSAYVISSSLSYVYDDPELVQYPVAEEIARPVPVPDAAEHAADHQTTDDNVVYDSDAIRLPPNFAREARSNHETWDVPLCLEEPYDPNRKCCYPKHLVYPDLHAERPTMEFSLEEIRAQRWFERKRHQEAQKKLQEEQEEAQRQAKAAQLEKEKQMRQMQQMKYQQQQQQQQQRMYGAQQYSSNASGHMPIGQTMQTQPNSYHSAQQMRQGSIQHTSNFYHQQQQQPYHGYSNGCYTASSAPMQPHHGYQQANVPAATVIQNHQHHHHHHLHNQQQQPTHHHQQQQQHHSPVPTSHMHSPSAAAAPYGQHGQQQHHYAPANHHHGHLHSPQPYHVPYENYNHHNTYPASQQPGQQAQQQQQQQEVTAPQRTYQSMTNVLSPYGYNSPGQQETIAPRPGNAHYAMAPQTPSNHQHYPQSPGHQHAHHAHHGHHQPLGMAGVSQQPHPGRAHSVLQQSPHQEHPYNHHHQQHPHHPQHPQYTSVHYNANEQQQHTKPHAVVPVAGYAQDCAQDAAKLNPTQHNYKQHDPQTPLNGDSNTPTGSYISNAQQGRDHPAADGRHGQQLQNNNHGKYNNANNCDDFEEQIEASTIRFSTPAENGISRKQTITIKFKKEKSGLALAVDSPSPPTGEGSGAALEQQHEQQQQPSAPAAPVEEKSKKHKKHNQLQRASEAGTGKSSSSAKGKHSRKKQSLLSVVETDEHPMDDANLLLSFSRPEKDEDSCLSVQSQTDASSVGSKRKKKSKRSKSGASGKDKRHRRHRYDLDEDYQAEQEEEEEDGEEPVRNGVLRERVLDDQYSEATVGGYEEDDDGVQDQYYEVEEEEDEEDEDEEDEQENGEEDEEDEGDEEEYYGEEETSRETTQRRRTVGSDRRAAGKRIIRPDEDDSSYQSNSEVNTSFSNISFAGDNSNGPFNYGGGSNCSTPARRTQTSGGGGGGGGGGGGGGAFSKTSTPVASFRYLRKQETNLSTLGQNEDSMSSTVAESSFFQAGEHDEEARRRRLEKALGTIETHLGRPFVDPFNGELCRAFLTKADFPSRSRDPAANYHLSSANLPKLLKGQTANLGGTGYSIEKEVGRGSYGSVFRAIHTQTGAVVAIKYQKPANTWELYICTEVKKRLTNLKMLPGFMDISAAVIAPNASVLVSEFSQYGSLLDINNKIRTAATRKVMHESLVMHFSCQILSIVEYLHACNIIHADIKPDNFLLMKIPSRDLEEPTLRLIDFGCAIDMNFFEPNRQFKKVIQTDGFTCIEMQEGRPWSYQTDLFCVAGTIHVMLFGEYMQLVKKYESGWDIKQKLPRYLKKHVWTEVFQKLLNIKDIDHMPSLPDLRRLINEEAYKMDSELATHIRSLSNLLKSR; from the exons ATGAATTCTCACCGTCCGCTACCGCACGGTCATCATCATGGTGCGCCTTTGCAACCGGCAGCAATGATCGAGCGTAGCGGCGGTGTTAGCGTGGTGGTGAACCCCCGGTTCGAGGCCGACAAGCAAGCTTGGGAGGATGCGATCCGGGGGTACAACGGTAACGATCCGCTCGATCTGTGGTTCAACTACATCACCTGGTACGAACAGAACAGATCCTTCGATCGCACCAACAATCTGCGCTCGATCGTGGAGAAATGTCTGTTGCTTTATCAGGACACGGAGGGCTACAAGCAGGATACGCGTATGATCAAAATATGGATGAAATAC ACCAACATGCAACAATCGCCCGCCAGCTTCTACCAAATGATGTACAAGAAAAACATTGGCACGCAGTGCGCCAGCTTCTACATTGGCTGGGCGGAAAGTGCTTACAAGCAGGCCGAATCGATCTACAACCTCGGCATACAGATGAAGGCACAGCCGATCGAAGAATTGCACGAAGCGCAGCGCAACTATCGTCTGTACAATGAATCGCTTGCAAAGAAACGGTCCGCCAGCACGATGGTAGAGCCAAGGCAGCAGGTCGCATCGCAAAGTCCACCACAAAAGAGGCTTAAACAGGAACCGGGAAGCTACCAACTGCAGACCGGAACGAATGGAGCCGTTATCCATCACCATGAAGGACCGAATGGGACATTTGCCAACCAGCCacaaacgcaacaacaacagccccAAGCTTACTATCATCAACAGAAAGCCCCGGCAAGCTATTACCTGCCGGAAAATCCTCCCAACGGTGGTACTTACTACACTGGTAGCAATGGGCAGGAAGAACCGTACCAACAGACAACTTCGTTCCCATCGGGTGAATCAGGCCCCTCTTCCGTACCTGCTACTTCTGCCGCTTCCTCTGCGTCTCATGCTCATCAGCAACCCGTGCAGCATCAGACGACGCCCAGCGAAGAAAATTATCTTGCAGCCGCGCCATCGAACGGTAACGGTCGTCAGCACCAGGAACAAGCTCATAGAACGGAGGGCGAACCTAGTGCGTGCGAATATCAACCATCGGATGAAAGCATTATCGAGTGTAATCTCAACAATTCGGCGTACGTCATTTCATCTTCCCTGAGCTACGTCTACGATGATCCCGAACTTGTACAGTACCCAGTCGCGGAAGAGATTGCGCGCCCCGTACCGGTACCGGATGCTGCCGAGCATGCAGCTGATCATCAGACGACGGACGACAATGTCGTTTACGATAGTGATGCGATCCGTCTGCCTCCAAACTTTGCACGGGAAGCTAGATCGAACCACGAAACCTGGGATGTTCCATTGTGCCTGGAGGAACCGTACGATCCGAACCGGAAATGCTGCTATCCGAAGCATCTCGTTTACCCTGACCTGCATGCCGAACGGCCAACGATGGAATTTTCGTTGGAAGAGATCCGTGCCCAGCGGTGGTTTGAACGGaaacggcaccaggaggcacAGAAGAAGCTGCAGGAAGAACAGGAAGAAGCACAACGGCAAGCGAAGGCTGCTCagctggagaaggaaaagcagATGCGTCAAATGCAGCAAATGAAgtatcagcaacagcagcagcagcagcagcaacgcatGTATGGTGCTCAACAATATTCCTCAAACGCTTCTGGCCACATGCCAATTGGGCAAACGATGCAAACACAGCCGAACAGCTACCATTCGGCGCAGCAAATGCGACAGGGATCGATACAGCATACGAGCAATTTCtatcaccagcaacagcagcaaccttACCATGGTTACAGCAACGGTTGCTATACAGCGTCGAGTGCTCCGATGCAGCCACATCATGGCTACCAGCAAGCGAATGTGCCAGCGGCGACGGTGATACAGaaccaccagcatcatcatcatcatcatcttcacaaccagcagcagcagccgacacatcatcatcagcaacagcagcaacaccattcGCCAGTGCCAACCAGCCATATGCATTCGcccagtgctgctgctgctccgtacGGGCAGCAcggacagcaacaacatcattaTGCACCGGCTAACCACCATCATGGGCATCTGCATTCGCCACAACCCTACCATGTTCCGTACGAGAATTATAACCATCATAATACCTATCCTGCGAGCCAGCAGCCTGGACAGcaggcacagcagcagcagcagcagcaggaagtaACAGCACCCCAACGGACGTACCAGAGTATGACGAACGTTCTATCCCCATATGGCTATAACAGTCCGGGACAGCAGGAAACGATCGCACCACGTCCCGGAAACGCTCATTACGCAATGGCACCGCAAACACCATCAAACCACCAACACTATCCGCAATCTCCGGGGCATCAGCACGCTCACCACGCTCACCACGGTCACCACCAACCGTTGGGTATGGCGGGTGTGTCGCAACAGCCCCACCCAGGTCGAGCACATTCGGTACTGCAGCAATCGCCGCACCAAGAGCACCCCTAtaatcaccaccatcagcagcatcctCACCATCCTCAGCATCCTCAATACACGTCCGTACACTACAATGCGAacgagcaacagcagcacacgAAACCGCATGCCGTCGTTCCGGTGGCAGGATATGCGCAGGATTGTGCTCAAGATGCGGCTAAACTGAATCCAACACAGCACAACTACAAGCAGCACGATCCGCAGACGCCATTAAACGGTGACAGTAACACACCGACTGGATCGTACATCAGCAATGCGCAACAGGGACGCGATCATCCGGCTGCTGATGGGCGCCACGGGCAACAGCTGCAGAACAATAACCACGGAAAGTACAACAATGCCAACAACTGTGATGATTTCGAGGAACAAATTGAAGCGTCAACGATACGGTTCTCCACACCGGCGGAGAATGGCATCAGCCGGAAGCAGACGATCACGATCAAGTTTAAGAAGGAGAAATCAGGTCTCGCTCTCGCGGTGGATTCACCCTCACCACCAACGGGCGAAGGTTCTGGCGCAGcgctggagcagcagcatgagcagcagcagcaaccgtcaGCACCAGCTGCtccggtggaagaaaaatcgaaaaaacacaaaaagcacAACCAGTTGCAGCGTGCGAGCGAAGCAGGGACGGGCAAATCATCCTCCTCCGCCAAAGGAAAACACTCGCGCAAGAAGCAATCGTTGCTGTCGGTGGTGGAAACGGATGAGCATCCGATGGACGATGCGAACCTGCTGCTATCGTTCTCGCGCCCCGAAAAGGATGAAGATTCCTGCCTGTCGGTACAGTCCCAGACGGACGCATCGTCCGTTGGgtcgaagaggaagaaaaaatcgaaacgatcCAAATCGGGTGCAAGCGGCAAGGACAAGCGTCACCGTCGGCATCGCTACGATCTGGATGAGGATTATCAGGCGGaacaggaggaggaggaggaggatgggGAAGAGCCAGTGCGAAATGGCGTGCTGCGGGAGCGTGTGTTGGATGATCAGTACTCGGAAGCAACGGTCGGTGGCTATGAGGAGGACGATGACGGTGTACAGGATCAGTACTACGAGgtcgaggaggaggaggacgaggaggacgaggacgaggaggacgagcaGGAGAATGGGgaagaggacgaggaggacgagggcGATGAGGAGGAGTATTACGGGGAGGAAGAAACGAGCCGGGAGACGACACAACGGCGCCGAACCGTCGGCAGTGATCGCCGGGCGGCTGGCAAGCGCATCATTCGCCCGGATGAGGATGATTCGTCGTACCAATCGAACTCCGAGGTCAACACGTCCTTCAGCAACATTTCCTTCGCCGGGGACAATAGCAATGGTCCGTTCAATTACGGCGGTGGTAGCAACTGTTCGACCCCGGCACGTCGCACGCAAACAtccggcggtggcggcggtggtggtggtggcggtggcggcggcggcgccttTTCCAAAACGTCTACCCCCGTCGCTTCGTTCCGGTATCTGCGCAAGCAGGAAACGAACCTGTCCACACTCGGCCAGAACGAGGATTCGATGAGCTCGACCGTCGCCGAGAGCAGCTTCTTCCAAGCGGGCGAACACGACGAGGAAGCTCGCCGGCGCCGGCTCGAAAAAGCGCTCGGCACGATCGAGACGCACCTCGGCCGACCGTTCGTGGATCCGTTCAACGGGGAGCTGTGCCGCGCGTTTCTTACCAAGGCGGACTTTCCGTCCCGGAGCCGCGATCCGGCCGCCAACTATCACCTCTCGAGCGCGAATCTGCCAAAGCTGCTGAAGGGACAGACGGCGAATCTGGGCGGGACGGGATACAGCATCGAGAAGGAGGTGGGCCGCGGGTCGTACGGTTCGGTGTTTCGGGCGATCCACACGCAAACCGGTGCGGTGGTTGCGATCAAGTATCAGAAACCGGCCAACACCTGGGAGCTGTACATCTGTACGGAGGTGAAAAAACGACTGACTAATCTTAAGATG TTGCCCGGTTTCATGGACATTAGTGCGGCGGTCATCGCGCCGAACGCGAGCGTACTCGTGTCGGAGTTTTCGCAGTACGGTTCCCTGCTGGACATTAACAATAAAATACGAACCGCAGCCACCAGAAAG GTGATGCATGAATCTCTCGTGATGCACTTCAGCTGCCAGATACTTTCGATCGTAGAGTATCTGCACGCCTGCAACATAATCCACGCGGACATCAAGCCGGACAACTTTCTGCTGATGAAAAT ACCGTCGCGCGATCTCGAAGAGCCCACACTGCGGCTGATCGATTTTGGTTGTGCCATCGATATGAACTTTTTCGAACCAAATCGCCAATTTAAGAAG GTCATCCAAACGGACGGATTCACGTGCATCGAAATGCAGGAAGGGCGTCCATGGTCGTACCAGACCGATCTGTTCTGTGTGGCCGGCACGATCCACGTGATGCTGTTCGGCGAGTACATGCAGCTGGTGAAAAAGTACGAAAGCGGTTGGGACATCAAGCAGAAGCTGCCCAG GTATCTGAAGAAGCACGTCTGGACGGAGGTGTTCCAGAAGCTGCTCAACATCAAGGATATCGACCATATGCCGAGTTTGCCTGATCTTCGGCGGTTGATCAACGAGGAAGCGTACAAGATGGATTCCGAGCTGGCGACACACATACGCTCGCTGTCGAATCTACTAAAAAgtcgatag